Within the Medicago truncatula cultivar Jemalong A17 chromosome 4, MtrunA17r5.0-ANR, whole genome shotgun sequence genome, the region TCCTAAATTCCCATTAGTGTAGTCATAATCTTCTTAAAGGTTCGCTAATCTATGCATCTTAGAAGCACATAACACACTCTCTCAATCAGTTGTTTTACAAACGGGCAGCTCTATCAGTGTCTACCTTACCAAGGTTCGAGGAGAAGGAAGTTACGGGGCTGATTTAAGTCGTGAAATCACATGTTTCCCTAATTACTACATAGTTACTTTCTGATTTGAGTATGTTTGCACCAATATTAGGTATGTCATCCCCCTGAGTACTTTTATCTTAGGGTTCTACTATATGGTTGATTTCCCTAGATACTAATTAGTTATTTGCAGATTAagacatatataaatatcaatattaggTATATCACCTCCCTAAGTGCCTGAATATTGATGTTATGCTTCAGAGGAGACAAATCTTACGCACGACAGTCAAGTTAAATagcataaagaaaataattgaataaaggccttaaattaaataaagtatTAAACAGCTAAAGTAGAAGTTCATCTTAAAACcttaacctaaaaagatttagttacacatggtaactaaagacgagttaaaaaagaaataaaacaaatcaTAGAAAAACTTGGAGTGAGGAGAGAAAGTCCTCCCTTGAAGCTCCTAGTGTTTGTCTTCCTCTTGAACAACTTGTTCAGAATGAGAGATTACGAACGAGAAGAGCAGTGTTTACAGGGAGAGTTTCCACCTCAAGTTGTGCTAAAATATCGagtttttgttacaaaaagtaGCAAAAATTCAGTATTGGCCTGCAGGGAAACAAGCACCTGGGATCATGCACTAGGCACATGTGAGAGAGAGGTTTCAGGCGCCATGCGCCTCACCATGTGCCTAGGTGCACAGAACTGCGTGTCAGGTACATGCGAGTGTTGTCCGGGTGCTGAAATGTTTGTGTTTTCGTCTTTTTGGGTATTTGCTTCCATATACGATGTCTTGAAACATGAGCAAAATTCTTCCCTTTGTAACGTATtttgaggcctcttgaatcttcattcttttatttttccaatgTCTTCACAAATCTTCAGATGTCTTgctttgccgatttgcatgattttttcATGAATTACAACAAAACTAAAATCTTAGTTTTTTCCCGTGTGGATTTCTCAAAGAAGAATGAGACGATATCCATGGCAGGAGTTGTAACACCCTgctttcccaatataaaaatttcttaaaacaattatcagagtaaacaacataaacaaacgggatatcacatttaacataatccaatatcagttaaataacaatttaaccaaatactTAAACAATGATTTTAGTTATAGGAACATTATCTAAGGtataggaacactttctacaccaatttaatcaattcctaccgtttgatcatcaattctagggatttgacctagttttcgttttctccaattcaatcctaattcttgctaactaatcatcagaattatcaTCAATTACCACTAccgagttattagtctcacccttacctggttatgaagaaaaatcgcagctctctttgattctcccttctcttaGCTTTTCtccccttttccaaaagttttcacgtacaatagtttttctaataattaggtcttccctatttatatctcttcctaattacttatcttatctcactttctcccccaaaactatctaaaatatcaaaacaaccctcaactaaatatttttcatatttctattttcttatcaaatcttattttatttaacaataaaataagtctcataatcttatcaaaacacgtcaaattatccaaatcaactcaatcaacaaaactcacacatatattataaaaatataatataatcgcttaaactcgattaaataaacaattaaacgaaagtgggcgttacaggtGTGGACATTCGGGCAGAGGTTTGGTAGCGTCTGATCTCAAAATCTAATTCAGTGTGGTGGTGGTTATGGATACGTTTGATTTCGGTACTAAAGGGGCGGTGACGACGGTGGTTCTGACATTAAGTTGAAGTGATAAATTTCTAGATTTTTTCCGAGTTTGTTTGATTATTATGATAAAGTTTacgaagatgatgaagaaaaagagaagagaatgaGATGATGGCAAGATAAGACAAAGATGACGAGACATAAATCCTAAAATTACTtctattatatttaaaattgaaattaaaataaaaataatcaaatttcagttattttattttataattatttaaatcaacTTTAATGTCACGTGTACAACCTATGTTGATGCCTATCAGTTATGACTAACTTCGAATAGGATTTTCATGACTATCTTCTGATTTATATATAAACAGATAGATGGATTTTGAGTGAAAGAttctttaaaattgattttgactaaaACGAGTTGAATACAAAGTGAtagatatttaaatatatttatctaaaacattaagtataaatatacgtgtaaaaaaattaattctaaaatcaaattctacaaaTTATCTCTAAGTATAATCATTCTAATCGAAAACAAGCAAACATATTAGAataatgggttaaatatgtttttggtcacAATAAATATGTcattagtccctctaaaaaatttcttcaacttttagtccttaaaattttttccatcttcacttttggtctctcctttaaagtaaaatcatatgtagaattcatatttttgaataaaattttggagaaaaattcataatattataagaatctctcaaaaaaaaaaaagaattttttaacaaaacattaatttaagggttaattaaatttttattttcataaatattcacagttttgtttttagtccctacaaaataaaataacactttttagtccttgtgacatttttcttaagcattttagagaccaaaaatgttgttgagaatttttgacagggactaaaaatactgatgaaattttttttaaggacaaaaaatgctgatgaaaatttttatagggaccaaaaagtgtgattttattttacaaggactaaaaacaaaattctgaatatttacagggaccatttacttaattaacccttaatttaatataaatttatatattttttaaggttaagaattcatatttaatttgtgttttgttaaaaaaatctaattattttgagatttttttagaatattttacacatttctgcacaattttattaaaaaattacaaaaaaattaaattaaaaatatggacCAACAGAAGTGAttggaaattttaaagaaattaaaagttgatgaaattttttagaaaaactaaaacgaaaaattaaaatatttataagaatcacAAATAAATTTAACCCTAGAATAATTATACACTTCAAGAATCAATCTTAACTCTAAGAGAAACTCATACAATTAAACGTGGAGATGTgagtgtccgaggttcgaaccccgatctcTGCATAAATTATACAATGTCTCTACCAACCGAGCACATTACTTTCTATATTCAATTGGTGTTtagcaccggttaacattctAATTATTTTTGAGATGGATTatttggattggattggatgGACACGTGTTAAAGTTGTTAAACAATGTGGTGGGAAAAAAATGAAGCTCTGCCCAGAAATTGACACACGGTGGTAAACTTACCAAACCAACACACACACAGTCACAGACATATCGTAACTTGAAAACTCAAACCAAACACTGACACAGTCTTCGAACACAATAAACCATTTTCATGGCATCATCACGAATCATCTCCCATTCTCCGCCCAATCTCCACCGTCAATCTTCCCCTTCCGACTCCCTTAAACCCATCCCCACCGTCAATCTCACTTTTCCCCCAAAACGACACCGTAACCTCTGCATTCGCGCTTCTCAAAACGACACATCACACTCCGTTGAACTGCAAACCAGCCCAAACGGCGTCGTTTCCAAAGATCCAATCGCTCTTCCGAGGCCTTTGTCTTCTAATCAGTTACATACCGCTGTTTCCGATGGTTCACGTCTTCGTGTTGCTTATCaggtattttctttcttcttgcaTTGCATGCAAAACatttttaacattattgaagttaattttgatgattgaattttatatatttgttttgtgaTTTCATATAGTTGAATATTTTTCAGGGGGTTCAAGGTGCTTACAGTGAATCTGCTGCACGAAAGGCTTACCCTAATTGTGAAGCTGTGCCTTGTGAACAATTTGACACCGCTTTTGAAGTAAGTCAATATTCTGTTACCCTTAGttcaattcaacattttttCACGTCTATGCATTGCTTTGTTGATGTGTCAATTCTGTTAGAAGTATCACGTTGGATAGTTTTAGACTTAAGCCTATTAGGAGAGCTCAACTCAAAAGACTAGTCCATTAGGCGGGAGAGCCTCATGGTACGTCAACCACTTTTATCTGCTCGATGTGGGACTCCTAACAATAGAAGAGTATATTTTGAGTAAAATATAAGCTAGACTAGAAGGTATAACTAATGACCTAAGGTTTTGTGTGAAGATGTGAGTCCAATGTGATGATCTACCCCTAGTGTTGTAAGCTCATCCAGAGGTCCCCAACAACGGtattagagcttggtttgactTGGTGGGGGGAGCAGGAGTGACTCCAAGTGTTCTACCAAGGATACAGAGAGTTTCACAATTGAGGGAGTGAATGTTGATGTGTCAAGTGTGTATTAAATTTTCTGCATTGGATGCACGAGTATATGCTAAGCAATGTTTAAGTGAAAAGACCCATATACCTAATGTCATAAGATTTTGATTGAAGGCGTAGTGTCCAAACTCATTTGCTTGATTGCTCTTAGTTCAATGTCATGATCAACCCTTAGTGTTATAGGCTCCCCCGAAGTCCCAACATAGTTTTCTTTAtggattttcattttattttgatgtcaATTGACAAATATAACCGGTAGTTTTGCATCACAAGCTCCCACCAATTAAGATTTGAACTCACGTATTCCAGttctttgtttttagtttctgaTTATTGTTTTCTTACTGTGGTTACCTTTTAAATACCGAGATGGATAGTTCTAACTTTCTGtagtctttatttttctttatctgGCATTTCATTCCAGGCTGTAGAAAGATGGCTTGTGGACAGAGCAGTTTTGCCCATTGAGAATTCATTGGGAGGTAGCATCCACAGAAATTACGACCTTCTACTCAGGCACCAGTTACATATAGTAGGAGAAGTAAAATATGCAGTACATCATTGTTTGATGGCCAACCATGGTGTTAAGCTTCAGGATTTGAAGCGTGTTCTTAGTCATCCACAGGTGTGATTCTGACATTTTGTACCttatattaaactttttttgcAACTATAATCTCATGCAAGATGGTGATGATGTTTTAGGCTCTTGCACAATGTGAGAACACCTTGACGGGGTTTGGCTTAGTCAGAGAAGCGGTTGATGATACAGCCGGTGCTGCAAAGGTAAATGTAAAATTGTTGGCAGCTGTTTTCCTTGTATCATTTCAAGTGCTTATGTTTATTCATGGTCATACATATGTACATTTGACTTGCTTAAAAATGTAGCACTAAATAGCTCACAATTTGTTCTGCTccatgtttgattttaaaaggCTCTTGTTAGTAAGCGTCCTTAGGGAACTAGTTAAGTATAAACGCATATAATAGAACAAGAGTATAAAACACGATTGTTTGTGCTGAATACGGACTTCTAAATAACATGCAGcataaaattgttttacaatTTAACTGTCTGTCCTTTTGTCCACTGCTGTTTAGTGTATGTTGTCCCGTAGGATGCATCAAACACAACCTTAAATTTTTGTGGTACAACGATCACGGCATCTTTGGAATGATGCCCACCTTTATTGTGCAGAAATATGCTTCTTTGAGATTTCAAAGCATTTTTGTGGTACAACGATCACCGCCTCGGTCTGGTCAAATCTCAATCTGTCTGAAAAATTAGCAAAATTTAATCAGCCCCCAAAGACATGATTGTATATTGTCCCTTGGGGTAAAGGATAGATTAGTCTTTTCTACTGCTGTTGTTGACTTGTTTTTCAATATCCATCCATCCATTCCTAACATAGTTACACATTATAGCATGTTGCCCACAAAAAACTACAAGATGCAGGAGCTGTTGCTAGCTCTGCTGCTGCAGAGATCTATGGCTTAAGTATACTTGCTCAAGACATTCAGGTTTGGGTCTATGTGTCACTCTATTTTAAATTACATGGTAGACAGTTCATGTTTTTCATGGATTTAATGACCAATGGATTTGTATTGGCAGGATGATAGTGATAATATCACCCGATTTTTAGTATTGGCGCGAGAACCGATACTTCCAGGCACAGACAGGCCATTCAAGGTAATAGCTGAAATTACTGGATTGAATGCATCATATGTTACCCCAGTTTTTTGGTTTTATGCTTACTGACACCAATATTGAATATTGCTGTTGATTGTGGTGTTGAATTCTCAGACAAGCATAGTTTTTTCTTTAGAAGAGGGTCCCGGGGTGCTTTTCAAGGCCCTTGCTGTTTTTGCCCTGCGTCAAATTAATCTTTCAAAGGTTAGTTGTCCTCTTGAAGTGAGCTGATATATCTTTTATGGAGGTTATATTTGCATGTATGCTTTTTATGTGTTTCTGATTGTACAATTGATTAACTCTTCTTATAGATTGAAAGTCGTCCTTTGCGAAAGCAACCTCTACGAACATCTGATGATAACAACAATAGGTATTCCAAGTACAAGTAATGAAGGCCATAGCCATAATTCATTTTCCGAGTTCTAATTCATTCATCTTTTAATCGGTTCAAATCATTATTAGTGTTGCGTTTACGAAGATGTTAGATTGTTAATAATTGTTGAGCTTACCACAGTTATATCTTAAACAGGTACTTTGATTATCTTTTCTATGTTGATTTTGAAGCCTCAATGGCTGATCAGAATGCACAAAATGCCTTAAGGCATCTAAAGGTGTGACTTGGTTTAATCTTATGAAGTGAATATAAGGATTATCTGTGAATAGGTGCTctaaaatcaatataatttgCAGGAGTTTGCTA harbors:
- the LOC11412114 gene encoding arogenate dehydratase 2, coding for MASSRIISHSPPNLHRQSSPSDSLKPIPTVNLTFPPKRHRNLCIRASQNDTSHSVELQTSPNGVVSKDPIALPRPLSSNQLHTAVSDGSRLRVAYQGVQGAYSESAARKAYPNCEAVPCEQFDTAFEAVERWLVDRAVLPIENSLGGSIHRNYDLLLRHQLHIVGEVKYAVHHCLMANHGVKLQDLKRVLSHPQALAQCENTLTGFGLVREAVDDTAGAAKHVAHKKLQDAGAVASSAAAEIYGLSILAQDIQDDSDNITRFLVLAREPILPGTDRPFKTSIVFSLEEGPGVLFKALAVFALRQINLSKIESRPLRKQPLRTSDDNNNRYFDYLFYVDFEASMADQNAQNALRHLKEFATFLRVLGSYPMDTSTA